A single Primulina eburnea isolate SZY01 chromosome 11, ASM2296580v1, whole genome shotgun sequence DNA region contains:
- the LOC140805526 gene encoding secreted RxLR effector protein 161-like, translating to MGIADVILGIKIFGTPEEIVLSQSRYIETVLKKFNAYDSTSVKMPLDVNVHLAKNRGEPVFQLEYSSIIGNLMYITNCTRPDIACAVNKLSRFTSKPSDAHWKALTRVLRYLKYTSEYGLNYTRYHAVLEGYYDANWISDTKDSKSTSGCVFGIGGGVVSWRSSKQTCIARSTIESEFIALDKAAEEVECLRNFLEDIPCWTSPVPVILIHCDSQSAIARAQNTYVQWQVLTHSSKT from the coding sequence ATGGGTATTGCTGATGTAATTCTAGGGATTAAAATATTTGGAACTCCAGAAGAAATAGTCCTATCTCAGTCTCGTTATATAGAAACAGTGTTGAAAAAGTTTAACGCTTATGACTCTACCTCAGTAAAAATGCCTTTAGACGTGAATGTCCATTTGGCGAAGAATCGTGGAGAACCAGTTTTCCAACTGGAATACTCCAGCATTATTGGAAACCTTATGTACATCACTAACTGTACTAGACCTGACATCGCTTGTGCGGTTAACAAGTTAAGCCGGTTTACAAGTAAACCTAGTGATGCACACTGGAAGGCACTGACAAGGGTGCTTAGATATTTAAAGTACACATCAGAATATGGATTAAATTACACAAGGTATCATGCAGTACTTGAAGGATATTATGATGCAAATTGGATTTCTGACACCAAGGACTCCAAATCCACCAGCGGCTGTGTATTTGGCATTGGTGGAGGAGTAGTCTCTTGGAGGTCATCGAAACAAACTTGCATTGCTAGATCTACTATAGAATCGGAGTTCATAGCGCTAGATAAAGCTGCGGAAGAAGTTGAATGTCTTCGCAACTTTCTAGAGGACATTCCGTGTTGGACAAGTCCAGTGCCAGTAATCTTGATACATTGCGACAGTCAGTCGGCAATTGCAAGGGCACAAAATACTTATGTACAATGGCAAGTCTTGACGCATTCGTCGAAGACATAA